From a single Nymphaea colorata isolate Beijing-Zhang1983 chromosome 4, ASM883128v2, whole genome shotgun sequence genomic region:
- the LOC126410010 gene encoding uncharacterized protein LOC126410010, with protein sequence MNSTQPHIAAGLCYYNTAKDMWNSLRQTYSQDKNISKILQVQQELLQMQQGDMDLTEYFTKLKFNYEKMNSLKSPCKHCLKSHMEQMIVVKFLAGLSSDYSAAKAQMLTGSDFPDLEEAFNRVNRLAVTLPPSTNNSQPSALASFRRGRSVQYPSRGRGRGRGLGGRGRLQCTYCSRLGHLEDKCWNKVGKPNNSLSTTMTSSSIPASNSQSISMDPKVNPTAASVDATSLKLTPVELELIMVHRSNVAPSTSSASTAITDSAFSAGRTPSNGCWIIDFVASRHFCGDASIPNLQKFYPSQYVRLADGRLSSVEGHGDVRLSPSLHVHEVLYTPEFPKNPLSVSKITKEMNCRVIFYTGTCVFQDL encoded by the coding sequence atgaatagcactcaaCCTCATATTGCTGCTGGTCTTTGCTATTATAACACAGCtaaagatatgtggaattcGCTTCGACAGACATACTCTCAAGACAAGaacatcagcaaaattcttcagGTTCAGCAAGAACTATTACAAATGCAACAAGGTGACATGGATTTAACTGAATATTTTACCAAATTGAAGTTTAattatgaaaagatgaactcTTTAAAGTCTCCTTGcaagcattgtctcaaatctcacatggagcaaatgataGTTGTTAAATTTCTTGCTGGACTATCATCAGATTATTCTGCAGCCAAGGCACAAATGCTTACAGGGTCTGATTTTCCGGATCTTGAGGAGGCCTTCAACAGGGTAAATAGACTGGCGGTTACCCTTCCTCCCTCTACAAATAATTCACAGCCTTCTGCACTTGCCTCATTTAGAAGAGGCCGAAGTGTACAATACCCTTCtcgtggtagaggaagaggtcgTGGCCTAGGAGGGCGTGGGAGACTCCAATGCACGTATTGCAGTCGTCTTGGTCACCTAGAGGATAAGTGctggaacaaagtgggtaaaccGAACAATTCTTTGTCCACGACTATGACATCCTCCTCCATACCAGCTTCAAACTCACAGTCCATTAGTATGGATCCCAAGGTGAATCCCACTGCTGCTTCGGTAGATGCCACGTCTCTCAAGTTAACTCCGGTCGAACTTGAATTAATTATGGTGCATCGATCAAATGTTGCACCGTCCACCTCATCGGCTTCTACTGCTATCACAGATTCAGCATTTTCTGCAGGTAGAACTCCCTCTAatggttgttggataattgacTTTGTAGCGTCTAGACATTTTTGTGGAGATGCTAGTATTCCGAACTTGCAGAAATTTTATCCCTCCCAATATGTAAGATTAGCTGATGGAAGACTATCTTCGGTGGAAGGTCATGGAGATGTCCGCCTATCTCCATCTTTACATGTTCATGAAGTGCTTTATACTCCTGAATTCCCAAAGAACCCGTTATCTGTAAGCAAAATtactaaagagatgaattgtcGAGTTATTTTTTACACTGGcacttgtgtatttcaggacTTATAG